In Polypterus senegalus isolate Bchr_013 chromosome 12, ASM1683550v1, whole genome shotgun sequence, the following are encoded in one genomic region:
- the si:dkey-199f5.8 gene encoding LOW QUALITY PROTEIN: beta-1,4-galactosyltransferase 3 (The sequence of the model RefSeq protein was modified relative to this genomic sequence to represent the inferred CDS: inserted 1 base in 1 codon), with protein MAMSKVRYLMLLVCVQLVVMAMLYREGYRKRVAYFIGIFWKDNLVTSDLAEQLHATGNHSRSGDIYANLSLIVKPFVREEDLPFCPDKSPYVGGPFRVLFPSKLTMADVEKKNPFVTGGRYKXPDCESKHRTAIIIPHRNRESHLKYLLYYLHPFLQRQQLHYAIYIIHQAGNYTFNRAKLLNVGFKEAMRDDDWSCLFFHDVDLIPEDDRNLYVCDEHPKHASIAMDKFGYKLPYKSYFGGVSALTPEQYMKINGFPNNYWGWGGEDDDIAIRVALTGMIITRPSVQVGRYRMIKHEHDKGNEENPKRFNLLAKTRRTWRQDGMNTMEYTVLAREALPLYTNITVDVGTDKGLRKDTQRSG; from the exons ATGGCCATGTCCAAGGTGCGCTACCTGATGCTGCTGGTCTGCGTGCAGCTGGTGGTCATGGCCATGCTGTACCGGGAGGGCTACCGCAAGCGGGTGGCGTACTTTATTGGCATTTTCTGGAAGGACAACTTGGTCACTAGTGACTTGGCAGAGCAGCTGCACGCCACGGGAAACCACAGCCGTTCTGGGGACATCTATGCCAACCTGAGCCTTATCGTGAAGCCGTTCGTGCGCGAGGAGGACCTGCCCTTCTGTCCCGACAAGTCGCCTTACGTCG gTGGCCCATTCAGGGTCTTGTTCCCCTCCAAGCTGACCATGGCGGACGTGGAGAAGAAGAACCCGTTTGTGACGGGGGGCCGCTACA CCCCGGACTGCGAGTCCAAGCACCGCACGGCAATCATCATCCCGCACCGCAACCGCGAGAGCCACCTCAAGTACCTGCTCTACTACCTGCACCCCTTCCTGCAGCGGCAGCAGCTCCACTACGCCATCTACATCATCCACCAG GCTGGCAACTACACCTTCAACCGGGCCAAGCTGCTCAACGTGGGCTTCAAGGAGGCCATGCGGGACGACGACTGGAGCTGCCTCTTCTTCCACGACGTGGACCTCATCCCGGAGGACGACCGCAACCTCTACGTGTGCGACGAGCACCCCAAGCACGCCTCCATCGCCATGGACAAGTTCGGCTACAA GCTGCCCTACAAGTCGTACTTTGGCGGAGTGTCGGCGCTGACGCCAGAGCAGTACATGAAGATCAACGGCTTCCCGAACAACTACTGGGGCTGGGGTGGCGAGGACGACGACATCGCCATCAG gGTGGCACTCACTGGCATGATCATCACGCGCCCATCTGTACAAGTGGGCCGCTACAGAATGATCAAGCACGAGCACGACAAGGGCAACGAGGAGAACCCCAAGAG GTTCAACCTTCTGGCGAAGACGCGGCGGACGTGGAGGCAGGATGGGATGAACACCATGGAGTACACGGTGCTTGCCAGGGAGGCATTGCCCTTGTACACCAACATCACAGTGGACGTGGGCACTGACAAGGGGCTCAGGAAGGACACGCAAAGGTCCGGGTGA